A window of Terriglobia bacterium genomic DNA:
GTGGGGTTACAGGCCACTGGAGGCCAAAGATGGCGAGGACGCCCTAAAGAAGATGGAGAAGGACCCGGTCTCGGTCGTGGTGACCGATGTGATCATGCCCAAGCTTGGGGGACTCGAACTCCTTCGACGGTTGAAGGTCACCAACTCCAGTACCAAGCTCATCCTGATTACGGCGGAGGGGACCATCGATCTGGGCGTGGAAGCGATGAAACTGGGCGCGGTCGACTTTCTCACAAAGCCCATCGATTTCAAGAAGCTGAAGATCCTTCTCGATAATCTTTGCGAAGAGGAAGCCGAAATGGTAGAGCTTGACGATCTCGACAAGCTTTTGCGTTCAGGCGGGTCCTTTTTCGGTTTGATCGGACGAAGCCCGGCGATCAAGTCAATTGTCGGCCTAATCCGCGACGTGGCCAGCAAGGATGCGGCTGTCTTGATTACGGGGGAGAGCGGCACGGGGAAGGAAGTGGTCGCGAATGCCATTCATCAGGCGAGCCCACGTGCCTTGGAACCCTATATCGCCATCAATGCGTCTGCAATACCCGAAACGCTTATCGAGAGTGAGATTTTCGGGCACGAACGGGGCGCATTTACGGGAGCTCAAGATCGACGTCCGGGGTGTTTTGAGCTCGCCACGAAGGGAACGCTGTTCCTCGATGAGATTGCCGAGATGCCTCTGAATCTCCAGCCCAAACTGCTCCGTGTCCTGGAAGAGGGGAGCGTTCGACGACTGGGCGGTCGTGAATCCATACCCATTGACGTGAGGATCATTGCAGCGACCAATCATCGGCCCGACGAAGCTATCCGGGAAGGGACGTTGCGGAAAGATTTGTTTTACAGGCTGAGCACCGTTCAGGTGGAACTGCCTCCCCTGGCGCAGAGGAAGGAAGACATCCCACTCCTGGTGCGTCATTTCATCGAGATGTATGACCAGAAGCACCAGGTCAAGATCAAGTCGATTTCCAGGCGAACCAAACAGATTTTCATGAGTTATTCATGGCCTGGAAATGTTCGCGAATTGCGAAATGTCATCGAGCGCGCCGTCATTGTGGCTAAGTCGGAATGGATCGAGCCTCAAGACCTGCCCCCGTATTTGACCCAGATCACGGCGGAGCAGGAACAGTTGATTACGATCAAGCCGGGCACCACCTTTTCTGATGCAGAAAAGGAGATTATCCTGAGGACTCTCAAGGCTGTGGATAACAACAAAGCGGAGGCAGCACGGGTCTTGGGTGTGGATGTCAAGACGATCCGAAACAAGCTGAAGGCTTATGGAATCGCTGATCTTGAGTCCGCAGGGTGACGGGTATCACGTCCCCCTGGTGCCCGGCGATCCTTTCTGCGCAGCGGTGGGATCCGCCGATGGGGGCGCCGAATGATTTCCGAGGCGGGGACGGTTTAGCGGGACGGGTCTTTGACTTCTTGTCAGGACCGGGGTTTTTGTCACCAATGATCACATTTGAGACCTTGAGTTTTTGACTGACGCGTGATGTCCCTCAATGGAAGTCCCGCTCTCACCGGTGGAGAGTTTTGAGTTCTTGGTGTCTTTCCCCGCTGGTTTCAAGCGATCAAGCCCATGAAAATCCGAACGCAGATTACGCTGGGGTATTTCGGCTTAGTTGCGCTGATGGTCGCGGTCGCGATCTATTTCATGGTGGAAATCCGTTGGCTGAACCGAACGAACCGCGATTTATCGAATATCGATTTCCACGCTCGCACTGAGGAGCAGGAACAAGGGCGACTCCTTGAAGACATCTTCATTTCGGATCAAAAGTTCCTGGTGACGCAGGATCCGGACTATTTGGACCGGATGATCAATTCGGAGAAACAGTTCACTTCGAGTTTTGAACATCTGCGGCGGCTCCTGGTCAGTCCGGAGGAACAGGCAAAGGCGCAGGAGATTGAAAAGACCTACTCTGAATACAATCAGGTTTTCAATCGGCGAATGGGCTCCGAAGGCGCCGTTTCCACGGAAGATCTGATCTTGCTTGACAACCGGAAATTCGATCTGACTCAGAGTCTGAAGCGCCAGTACTCGGAACTGGAGCAATCCACCGTCGATGTGATGCAGAAGCGCCTGTTGTATTCTGAAGGCGTCCGGCGGCGGGCTCGGCAGATAGCATGGATTGCCGGATCTTTTTCAATTATCCTCGCGGTGGGGCTGAGTCTGTTTCTGGCCCGAAAGATCTCCCGCCCCCTGTTGAAGCTGATCGCGGGAACGCGGTTGATCGCGACCGGGAAGTTCAGAACCCTGATTCATCTCAACCGGCGAGATGAATTTGGGGAACTGGCCCAGGCCTTCAATTCCATGGCCAAGCAACTGGGCGAGCTCGACGAACTGAAGAGGGGTTTTGTGTCTCATGTCTCCCATGAGCTTAGATCTCCCCTGGCCTCCATGCTGGCCACGAATGATCTGCTGTTGAGCGAGGCCATCGGATCGTTGAACGACAAGCAGAAACGTCTTCTGACGATCAGCCGGGAAAAATCAGACATGCTGTCCCGGAGAATTAACGATTTGCTGGATCTGTCGCGGATTGAGGCAGGGGCCATGGAATATCAGCTCGAGCCTTCCGACGTTTCGGCCATCCTCAAATCGGCGATCGAGAGCGCATCCCCGCTGCTGCGGGAGAAGAACCTTTGCATCGTGACGGAATGTGATATGGAAAACTCCCGGGCCACCATTGACTCCCGTCGAATCGTCCAGGTTGTGGAGAATCTGCTGAGCAATGCCATCAAGTTCTCACGCGAGAACACCACAATCCGGGCGGGGTGCCACCGGACGACAGGGCAACAGCTCGCCCCAGTCTTCAATGCCTGGAACGGCAACGATCCCGCCTCATCTCTGTGCGATCCTCAAGGGGAATACATGGTAATCAGTGTCGAGGACAAGGGAATTGGAATTCCCCCCGGGGAGACCCGCAGGATCTTTGAGAGGTTTTATCAAGCCGGCCACGGGAATGAAGTTTCGAAGACCGGGACTGGACTGGGCCTGGCCATCTGTCAGAGCATTATCGAGGCCCACAACGGCGTCATCTGGGTGGAAAGCGAATTGGGGCAGGGAAGCCGATTTCAATTTGCACTGCCAACCTCGCTGCCGCAGGGAGTAAGGAAGTCGAGTCAAATTGTGTGAAATAGATCTGCAGACCCCAAAACTGTCCGTGGTCTTAGCTTTCGTCTTCCGGTTCTAGGCACAACACACCCTGAGCGGGAAAAGGTGGTTTGATGACTTCGAATACCAGACGGGGATGGACACTCCTGGTGATGGTCTCAACCCTGATGGCAACAATGATCTCTTGTGCCAAGAAAACGCATGTGAAGACCCCAGCCTCTTCAGTTCGCCAGCATGAGCAGATGATTGCCAATGTGAACCGGCTGGCGACTCAAAACCACTTTGCCGAAGCCATGTCCTCCTGCAAGGATTTCCTGCAACAATATCCCCAGAGCCCGGTGCTGGACCACGCCTTGTTCCAGTGTGGACTCCTTTATGCTTCGGAGCAGAATCCTCAGAAGGACTATAGTCAGGCCGTGGCCCTGCTGAGCCGCATCCCGGCGGAGATCCCCATGAGCATTTACGCGACCAATGCCGGCATCGTCGCCCATCTGGTGGGGATGCTCGATCAGCTCCGGATCGCAAACGCGAAGCAGATCGAGATGATCGAGGCGCTTCAGGCTTCTGAAGCGCGTCTAAAGGAGACCTTCAGCCAGTTGCAGGATTCTTATGACAAGCAAAAGGAGGCAGCCGGGGCGCTTCAGACCACGGACGGTCGCCAGAAGCAGACGATCAAAGAACTTCAGGCCACGCAAGCGCAACAAGCCCTGATCATCAAAGAGCTTCAAAGTGAAATTGAAAAGATGAAGCGGATTGATTTAAGGAAACGGCCGTAGGGGTGGGCACTCGATGGACCGCGGCCCGTGTTGGTCGGAGGGCACTTTCGGGAGATTTTGAAACCGCATCACATCGACGCGCTCCGGCTCAATCAATGACGAGACCTTGGCTGAGCGCCGCAATACGTATTGGGTGGGGGATTCTTCTGGATCGAAAAGACCTGCGCAAGCCGGCTTCAACTAGGTGAATGCCCGCCGGAGGGAA
This region includes:
- a CDS encoding sigma-54 dependent transcriptional regulator, with the translated sequence MTTDKHILIVDDDAAAREMLSIMVQEWGYRPLEAKDGEDALKKMEKDPVSVVVTDVIMPKLGGLELLRRLKVTNSSTKLILITAEGTIDLGVEAMKLGAVDFLTKPIDFKKLKILLDNLCEEEAEMVELDDLDKLLRSGGSFFGLIGRSPAIKSIVGLIRDVASKDAAVLITGESGTGKEVVANAIHQASPRALEPYIAINASAIPETLIESEIFGHERGAFTGAQDRRPGCFELATKGTLFLDEIAEMPLNLQPKLLRVLEEGSVRRLGGRESIPIDVRIIAATNHRPDEAIREGTLRKDLFYRLSTVQVELPPLAQRKEDIPLLVRHFIEMYDQKHQVKIKSISRRTKQIFMSYSWPGNVRELRNVIERAVIVAKSEWIEPQDLPPYLTQITAEQEQLITIKPGTTFSDAEKEIILRTLKAVDNNKAEAARVLGVDVKTIRNKLKAYGIADLESAG
- a CDS encoding HAMP domain-containing protein; the protein is MKIRTQITLGYFGLVALMVAVAIYFMVEIRWLNRTNRDLSNIDFHARTEEQEQGRLLEDIFISDQKFLVTQDPDYLDRMINSEKQFTSSFEHLRRLLVSPEEQAKAQEIEKTYSEYNQVFNRRMGSEGAVSTEDLILLDNRKFDLTQSLKRQYSELEQSTVDVMQKRLLYSEGVRRRARQIAWIAGSFSIILAVGLSLFLARKISRPLLKLIAGTRLIATGKFRTLIHLNRRDEFGELAQAFNSMAKQLGELDELKRGFVSHVSHELRSPLASMLATNDLLLSEAIGSLNDKQKRLLTISREKSDMLSRRINDLLDLSRIEAGAMEYQLEPSDVSAILKSAIESASPLLREKNLCIVTECDMENSRATIDSRRIVQVVENLLSNAIKFSRENTTIRAGCHRTTGQQLAPVFNAWNGNDPASSLCDPQGEYMVISVEDKGIGIPPGETRRIFERFYQAGHGNEVSKTGTGLGLAICQSIIEAHNGVIWVESELGQGSRFQFALPTSLPQGVRKSSQIV